A genomic segment from Chloroflexota bacterium encodes:
- the rarD gene encoding EamA family transporter RarD yields MRQGTLAAAVAYILWGLLPIYWKAVSAVPALELLGHRIVWSLVVVLVLLLLRRNWQWLDQARARPAMLLPFVVTAALLAANWFTYIWATNNNHIVEASLGYFINPLLNVLLGLVFLRERLRPGQWLAVAIAAVGVSYLVFNIGGLLWVSFTLALTFGFYGLLRKIAPLGSLEGLTVEMSVLFLPALLLLFSLQQAGTGAFGHASPAFQLLLAMSGVITAAPLLCFAFAAKRVTMTTLGILQYIAPTLQFMLGVFVYGEVFPPERLVGFAIIWTALLVYSVESLQNRRRRRGVLMAN; encoded by the coding sequence ATGAGACAAGGCACCCTGGCTGCAGCCGTCGCATACATCCTTTGGGGGCTCTTGCCGATCTACTGGAAAGCCGTCTCCGCTGTGCCGGCGCTGGAGCTTCTTGGACACCGCATCGTCTGGTCGCTGGTGGTGGTCCTGGTACTCTTATTGCTTCGCAGAAATTGGCAGTGGCTGGACCAGGCTCGTGCACGTCCAGCCATGTTATTACCCTTCGTCGTCACCGCCGCCCTGCTGGCTGCCAACTGGTTCACCTACATCTGGGCAACCAACAACAACCACATCGTCGAAGCAAGTCTGGGCTATTTCATCAATCCCCTGCTCAATGTGCTGCTCGGGCTTGTTTTCCTGCGGGAGCGACTGCGCCCAGGGCAGTGGCTGGCCGTTGCCATTGCAGCTGTTGGCGTCTCCTACCTGGTGTTCAACATCGGTGGCCTGTTGTGGGTATCCTTCACCCTGGCCCTCACCTTTGGTTTCTATGGGCTGTTGCGAAAGATCGCCCCTCTCGGTTCCCTGGAAGGATTGACCGTGGAGATGAGCGTGCTATTCCTGCCTGCGTTGCTTCTTCTTTTTAGCCTGCAACAGGCAGGAACCGGCGCCTTTGGACATGCCAGCCCGGCTTTCCAGCTCCTGTTAGCCATGTCGGGTGTCATTACAGCAGCGCCGCTGTTATGTTTCGCCTTTGCTGCAAAACGGGTCACCATGACCACCCTGGGCATACTGCAGTACATTGCGCCAACCTTGCAGTTCATGCTTGGCGTATTCGTCTACGGTGAGGTCTTCCCACCGGAGCGCCTTGTCGGATTCGCCATTATCTGGACGGCCTTGTTGGTCTATTCAGTGGAGAGCCTGCAAAACCGCAGGCGCCGTCGCGGGGTCTTGATGGCAAATTGA
- a CDS encoding GNAT family N-acetyltransferase, protein MVVANPNVVLRRASPADVDAVAEFNSRLHDDSRLGIWTRDAMSGRHPTMNAASFLLAVERRTDQIVSLACLIPQTWTYDGIALTVGQIETVGTDPDYRRQGLTRAIIEALHRESEENGHLVQAILGNPWWYRRFGYEYALTFGGRRHLELADLEALAEKAHPRFQVRPAETIDIPALSSLYQQQCAGKLLVLDRDRERWHFDLTGHSPGSLFEARNWLLQDHSESTAGFFRTLAPLFDGRLVVTDLVAEKDVGLSELLPTICQSLQHQLSDEVVRLTFDLGMTHPAYQALEEILSALDRPYAWYVRVPDLPALVNRIKPVLERRLADAGLSDLNESLCLSFYEDGLRMKFEKGRLAEVVSQPGEDQSDAAFPPLVFLKLLFSYRSLAELLHAFPDCWATPQATEILNVLFPRRISWVQSMG, encoded by the coding sequence ATGGTTGTAGCCAACCCCAACGTTGTCTTGCGCCGGGCCTCTCCAGCCGACGTGGACGCGGTCGCCGAGTTCAATAGCCGACTCCACGACGATTCCCGGCTGGGTATATGGACCCGAGATGCCATGTCGGGTCGCCACCCGACGATGAACGCCGCCAGCTTCCTGCTGGCGGTCGAACGGCGTACCGATCAGATCGTCAGCCTGGCATGTCTCATCCCTCAAACCTGGACATACGACGGCATTGCCCTGACCGTGGGCCAGATCGAAACCGTCGGGACCGATCCAGATTATCGCCGCCAGGGCCTGACCCGTGCGATCATCGAAGCGCTCCACAGGGAGAGCGAAGAGAACGGCCACCTGGTGCAGGCCATTCTTGGCAACCCATGGTGGTATCGCCGTTTTGGTTATGAGTATGCGCTAACCTTTGGCGGTCGCCGCCACCTGGAGCTGGCCGATCTTGAAGCCCTGGCCGAAAAGGCGCATCCCCGGTTCCAGGTGCGACCAGCCGAGACCATCGATATTCCAGCCCTTAGCTCACTGTACCAGCAGCAGTGTGCCGGCAAATTGCTCGTTCTGGACAGGGACCGCGAGCGCTGGCATTTTGACCTTACAGGACACAGCCCTGGTTCGCTGTTTGAAGCCAGGAATTGGCTCCTCCAGGACCACAGCGAATCAACCGCAGGATTCTTCCGCACCCTGGCCCCACTGTTCGATGGCCGGCTGGTAGTCACCGATCTGGTTGCAGAAAAGGATGTGGGCCTTTCAGAACTGTTGCCCACAATATGCCAATCGCTCCAGCACCAGCTTAGCGATGAAGTCGTGCGACTGACCTTCGATCTGGGCATGACCCATCCAGCCTATCAGGCATTGGAGGAAATATTAAGTGCGTTGGATCGGCCCTATGCGTGGTATGTCCGGGTACCCGATCTCCCTGCCCTCGTCAACCGGATAAAACCGGTGCTCGAGCGCCGGCTGGCAGATGCTGGCCTGAGTGACTTGAATGAATCCCTGTGTCTCTCCTTCTACGAGGATGGGCTGCGGATGAAATTTGAGAAAGGCAGGCTTGCAGAGGTCGTATCCCAGCCAGGCGAAGATCAAAGCGATGCAGCCTTTCCTCCCCTTGTCTTTTTGAAACTGCTCTTTTCATACCGATCATTGGCGGAACTGCTGCATGCTTTTCCCGATTGTTGGGCCACCCCGCAGGCGACAGAAATCCTGAACGTGCTCTTCCCCAGGAGGATTTCCTGGGTCCAGAGCATGGGGTAG
- a CDS encoding GNAT family N-acetyltransferase, translating to MTTHSEGQESRTGEIHGRFATGQDLDFVGQDGFITSEILLRKIEQEEVIIATLDDLPAGYLRLEYLWSLVPYIALIHVQPEYRRRGVGKALLDFAQAFLREQGHTALYSSSQVDEPEPQAWHRHVGFQECGVISEINQGGIGELFFRKEL from the coding sequence ATGACTACGCACAGTGAAGGACAAGAGAGTCGGACAGGGGAAATCCATGGGCGTTTCGCTACCGGCCAGGACCTGGATTTCGTTGGCCAGGATGGCTTCATCACATCAGAGATTCTCCTTCGCAAGATCGAACAAGAGGAAGTCATCATCGCCACCCTCGACGACTTGCCTGCCGGTTATCTGCGCCTTGAATATCTCTGGTCACTGGTGCCCTACATTGCCCTGATCCATGTCCAACCTGAGTACCGCCGTCGGGGTGTCGGCAAGGCCTTGTTGGACTTTGCGCAAGCATTCCTGAGGGAGCAGGGACATACGGCTCTCTACAGCTCATCCCAGGTTGACGAGCCCGAACCGCAGGCCTGGCACCGGCATGTGGGATTCCAGGAATGTGGGGTCATCTCTGAAATCAACCAGGGTGGAATCGGCGAGCTGTTCTTCCGCAAGGAGCTGTGA